The Watersipora subatra chromosome 1, tzWatSuba1.1, whole genome shotgun sequence genome has a window encoding:
- the LOC137387523 gene encoding keratin-associated protein 21-1-like — MYGKPIVYTALSRRYLTGYLTGYLTRYLTGYLTRYLTGYLTGYLTGYLTGYLTGYLTGYLTGYLTGYLTGYLTGYLTGYLTRYLTGYLTRYLTRYLTGYLTRYLTGYLTGYLTGYLTGYLTGYLTGYLTGYLTGYLTGYLTGYLTGYLTRYLTGYLTDTLLDTLLDTLLDTKTRHRLASAISAEALVAVSKNLA, encoded by the exons ATGTACGGAAAGCCAATTGTTTACACCGCATTATCGCGAAG ATACCTTACTGGATACCTTACTGGATACCTTACTAGATACCTTACTGGATACCTTACTAGATACCTTACTGGATACCTTACTGGATACCTTACTGGATACCTTACTGGATACCTTACTGGATACCTTACTGGATACCTTACTGGATACCTTACTGGATACCTTACTGGATACCTTACTGGATACCTTACTGGATACCTTACTAGATACCTTACTGGATACCTTACTAGATACCTTACTAGATACCTTACTGGATACCTTACTAGATACCTTACTGGATACCTTACTGGATACCTTACTGGATACCTTACTGGATACCTTACTGGATACCTTACTGGATACCTTACTGGATACCTTACTGGATACCTTACTGGATACCTTACTGGATACCTTACTGGATACCTTACTAGATACCTTACTGGATACCTTACGGATACCTTACTGGATACCTTACTGGATACCTTACTGGATACCAAGACTAGACATAGACTGGCCTCAGCAATCTCTGCTGAGGCTCTAGTTGCAgttagtaaaaatttagctTGA